The following are encoded together in the Rhodanobacter soli genome:
- a CDS encoding Lrp/AsnC family transcriptional regulator: protein MPQISNLLSDPRNIALLQALQEDPRQPVTRLASRVGMSAPAVKERLNRLEETGVIRGYRLDLDPKALGWPVTAYVRVRPVPGQLPKIAELAQKIPQVVECHRVTGEDCFIIKVHLDALEHLDLILDRFLRHGQTTTSIVQSTPVPLRAPPLPASVP from the coding sequence ATGCCTCAGATTTCAAATTTGCTGTCCGATCCCCGCAATATCGCCCTGCTGCAGGCGCTGCAGGAAGACCCGCGCCAGCCCGTCACCCGGCTCGCCAGCCGCGTCGGCATGTCGGCGCCGGCGGTGAAGGAACGCCTGAACCGGCTGGAGGAAACCGGAGTGATCCGCGGCTACCGGCTCGACCTCGACCCCAAGGCGCTGGGCTGGCCGGTCACCGCCTACGTGCGGGTGCGCCCCGTGCCCGGGCAACTGCCGAAGATCGCCGAACTCGCGCAGAAGATCCCGCAGGTCGTCGAGTGCCACCGTGTCACCGGCGAGGACTGCTTCATCATCAAGGTGCATCTGGACGCGCTGGAACACCTGGACCTGATCCTCGACCGCTTCCTGCGCCACGGCCAGACCACCACCTCGATCGTGCAGTCCACGCCGGTGCCGCTGCGCGCGCCGCCGCTGCCGGCCAGCGTGCCATAG